A genomic stretch from Penaeus vannamei isolate JL-2024 chromosome 6, ASM4276789v1, whole genome shotgun sequence includes:
- the LOC113804510 gene encoding uncharacterized protein, whose translation MKTVKRVTSNNCPASGEYHHRQTIRFSSTRTVCRGKAFYQANSASPTSSAAVTSSSSAGPRGDVVGSCDVTPKLTNRIVYGVPVLLAVLLYLNTLHAGFVYDDQ comes from the coding sequence ATGAAAACCGTGAAACGAGTGACGAGCAACAATTGTCCGGCCAGCGGCGAATACCATCACAGGCAAACAATCCGATTCTCATCCACTCGAACGGTGTGTCGAGGGAAGGCGTTCTACCAAGCCAATTCCGCCTCGCCGACGTCATCAGCGGCCGTGACGTCATCTTCCTCGGCTGGACCCCGCGGTGACGTAGTAGGCTCGTGTGACGTCACCCCGAAACTGACCAATAGGATCGTCTATGGTGTACCGGTCCTGTTGGCGGTCTTGCTGTATCTCAACACGCTTCACGCTGGCTTTGTCTACGATGACCA